TAAGACAGACTGCATTAAAGTCAAATTTGGAACTCAGAGCTTCAGATTTGGGATTCAGATGTTCTTAATCACCACCACTTAGTCTGCTAAGTCATGGCAGAATTTAGACTCAAGCATATACATCTGCCTTCTGGGCAATTTTATCATGCTTCCAAGTGAGGCCATTACCAGCAGGTGCACTCTCACGGCCCCCATCTCATCCGGGCCAGGTACATGTGACAACCATGCAGCTGCAGGAAACCTAAGCACATGTTGACCTGAAATTAAGCCAGGTGGCACTGTTTGTTGAGCACTCTGCAGGTGCTTGGTTCCATGGGCAAGGCAAGGTGAACATCAAGTGACAGGTGTAACCTTCCCCCTTAGTAGCCTGCCAAACTGATAAGTATGCATCTGCAATGTGCTCTGATGTGTTAAGGCAGAAGGGGGAATAATGGATGGGGCTCCTGGGTGGACACGTGAGCACAGTTATCAGTAAGGGGCTGGGCCGTGCCCGACACTATCCCATTGGAAGTTTGACTAATTCCCATGCACAATACAGAAACATATGCCAAACAGTATGATTTCATACTCGCAAGTGCTCTCGAAATGTCAAGTTGGAAGAGAATCTCCATAAAATAAGCACAGTTTCAGTAGACCTATCACGAGTCACAAATGGAGACTCCTGACAGTTTCCCAGTGCTGAGCTCTGGGCTCCAAAGAGAGCTCCCAATGGGCTATTATTATAAACAAAGATGACCTGAACTTGAATGcaaagccattcattcattcatttattcaacaaatatttgtcaaggCCCACCACAAGCCAGGTATTAGGTTGGGTGCTAGGGGCACAAAGTTGAATAAGACACAGTTCCTGTCCTCTAAGAGCtcagagtggagggagggagaggtatgTATCAAGCATTGTAGGAGCACAGGGAAGAAATTAATAACTTGAAAGACAGAACAGGAAAGGCTTCCTACACAGGTGTTACTGAGCTGGAGTACAGAGGATGGGAGAATTTGCTAGCCAAAAACAGTGAAGGGCATTCCATACagaaataacagcaacaacaaaagacTAATCCAGCTTGAAGGGGCAGGGCATGTTCAAAAGAGGTGAAATGTTCAGGGAGATCAGAAGGAGGTAAATGAAAGGGGCATAATGAGAGGTGAGAGCCTGAAGAAGGGAAGTTGTAACAGTAGTTATAAAAAAGGGGAGTGTAACAACTGCTTTCAGTCCTGGCAATTAACAGTAAAAGGGCCACAATGCAatctgattttgaaaaatatcacaCAAAGAAAGTAGCAACCCAGTGGAAACAGTGCAATGCTGCGTCTGGCCTGAAGCATTTCTGGCATTACATAAGTGACGCTTTGGGTCGAATGATTCTCAGATGAGTAGAGCCATCCATAAAATGTGTAGCTCTATAGCTCAGGCCATACGTTTGGGGGAAGCATGGCTGGCCAGTGGGTGCAATGTGAAAGAAGGTGGTAGGAAGGGACAGGTGATGGGCTGTCCCCTGATTGGAGAGCAATTTGGTCACAAGGCTGGGAGTCTGGCCAAATGGTAGGAAGGAGTGCTTCTGGGAGAGCAATTTGACTGAAATGAAGCTTGAGGCAGGAAATCAATGTTATCATAAGGCCTTGAGAATAATTGCCAGACATCTGCATTTGGCCAGAGAGGTTTGGGGCTTGagtgtttggaggtggggagcAAGGGGCAGCCCTGCAAATTTGAGGAAGCTGGAAAATGCTAACTGCCTCCTCTCCAGTTGCCAGGCACTtagctaagcactttatatacacTGTCTTACTTTATTCTCATAAAAACTTCCGAGGGAGATACTTTATTACTCTCATTTCATAGAAGAAGAAACCAAGCTGAGAGAGGTTAGGAAGCTTGCCCAAATATCACACCTGGTGAAGGGCAGAATTTAGTTTTAAATACCGGGTCTGTCCTCTCTAAAGCTTAtgttctcccacccacccccaactttttattttacaaactttttattttacaaactttGCCAACTTTGTATTTTAAAGCTACAAAAAAGTTGAAACATAGTACACAGACATTCGTTTACTCTTCACCTGGAGTCACCAGCTGTTAATAGCCTGTGCTTTATGCCACAACATCACCCCGTCTCCTCTAAGGTACTGGTGGGGATGTGACTGGTATAAAAGACAAAATCTGAGATCGGATAGAAAGAAGTCATGGAAATAGGAAAGATTTAGGAGAAATACCTCTACTGATGACTGAAGAAAGCATGACAAAGTATGGACATCTCGAAGCCAGAAAACAAAGTAGGCACACCAGCTATGGACCATCCAATTTCTGTCAGTAGACTAGGGCTGGGGCCATCACCAGTGATGCAAGTGGAAGGTCATCCCCAGAATCCAAACACTGAGTGGAAAAGAGCAACAAGTTTTAAAATGGGCATCAGACCCTTACATCAATACCTATACAAATGTTTAGCCAACATTCATTCAATGCTAACTGCGCTGTGacaggtggtttgtttttttaaacaaacattttctgCATTCTTTAATGCCTCAGGACCCATAAAATAAGATTCCAGGCCAAATGGTGAGTGTTCCCACCGGATGAAAGGGAGaattacttcctcttttctcacCTTCTAGATATATACACATAGGCCGATCAAAACTTTGAGGTTTGCCTGAAACACTCAAGAACTTGGGAGACTCAAAGATCGAGATTCATATCCTGATTCTACTACTTACTATACGATTTCCGCTGTAAAATGGACACAATCCTACCAAACTCTAAAAGTTGTGCGAAcaatatatatcatttaaaataagtcCTGACATAAAGTGTCGGTCACATCCCCTCTAAGTCataagagggagaggaagaccaAAAGACACACTGAGGACAAAGACCTTATCTTGTCCAGTTTTTAGCTCCAGAACTTCGCATTAGGGTATAGGGCTTGATGTATTCATTTCTACTCCATCTGGCTCCGCAGGTGGATTTAAGATGGTATCCACATCCTTATGGTAATAGTAGAGAACTATTCTTCAGCTGGGGAGGTGAATATGCCACAGTAGTGTGGGACTAAACATAGATTACACAGACTTCACAAAGACGGCAATCAAGCGTCCAGGATTTCAAGAATCTCTTCCGTTTGTCCCACCACGCGGCTAACGGGGGTATCACTGGGGTGTACTATTCACACTGCTTTGGCGGAATCGAGGGGCGGTCTCGGCTCGCAGCCAGCTCAACTCCTACTGCATCTGGCGCCCCCAAACCCCAGACGGCGTTCAGGAAACTCCAGGTTCGAACCGGGGAGGTGCCTATGGCACGCGGGAAGCTGGGAATTGGAGTTTTCGTGAGGTTTCGGAGGGCGAGGTCCGAGGGCTGGAACTCCCAGGCCgcgggggtgggtgggttgcCGCAGTGTTTCCGGTCGCAGGCGGGCTCTGGAGAAGGAGGGGCGCCGTGGGCCACGCGCGCGAGGACATCTGGGAAACGGGGCGGTGCGCGCGCAGTGGGACGGCAGTGGCGGCGGCGATGGAGGAGGGTGGCCGGGAGAAGGCACCCCTGCAGCCCCAGCAGCCCCCAGCGACGTCCCCCGGTGGCGGGGATGAGAAGCCGAGCGGCAAGGAGCGGCGGGATGCCGGAGACAAGGACAAAGAGCAGGAGCTGGTGAGGCGCGGCCCCGGGAGCCGGCGGAAGAGGCCGCGGGCTGAGTCACGGCGGCTCCGCAGGCCTCGGGCCCGACTCCCAGCGGCCCCGCCGCGCCTGGGAGAGGGCGGATAGGGCGACCCTCGGGGCTCCCGGCACCCGCCTCTCTGCCCCTCATCCTCCATTCCGCGCTGTCACCGCCGCCGCCCCTTCCAGTCCTCACCATCGACTCGTGAGGTGGGCCCGGGCGGGTCATTGTCACCCTCGTTTTTCAGAACGGCGTTCAAGCAGAGCCTGGCCCAGGAGCCAGGCTGCCTTCCCATCAGGGCTTCccattccctctctctttccttgtctCACCTGGTCCTTCCTAAGGAGGCAGGCTCACTCTCCACCTGCCCCAGGGTGAATGGGAGGAGGATGTGTTTGAGATTCCTTGTCTTGATGAGCTTCTTCCCTCAACCCTCCAGTCTGAGGAGGACAAACAACTTCAGGATGAACTGGAGATGCTCGTGGAACGACTGGGGGTGAGTCACGCTGTTAACAAAAGCCGGTGCATATATGGATCTTTCCCacttgtttgctttatttcacttGGGGCAACAACTCCTATATGAGATACGGAAAGAGAGACTGTATTTTGGAGTCATATTACAACCATGTTGTgagggaggggagtaaaaaaagataattgaaagATTTTGTAGCTTTGTTTTGTGGGAGAAGCAGTTCTTGAACTCTTAACCTAGGACATTTGTTTTTGTGTCAGGCAGTGTGTGTGCAGGGCGTTGGGCAATCACAGATGGATAAGACACAGTTAGTTACTTTCCTAGGAGGTTGTTGAACACTTCTGTATTATGACTTAAGGTATGAGACTCTTTTTGTCTGAGCCCTAACATCTCCTGATCAGGAGAAGGACACGTCCCTGTACCGACCAGCCCTGGAGGAACTGAGGAGGCAGATTCGTTCTTCTACAACTTCCATGACTTCAGTGCCCAAGCCTCTCAAATTTCTGCGTCCACACTATGGCAAACTGAAGGAGATCTATGAGAACATGGCCCCTGGGGAGAATAAGGTAAAACTATTGCAGAAGCTGGTGGAGGCCTAGTTTAGGAATTCCTTTTTGTCTAGACCATGGGGCTCATGGTGAATCTCAGGAAGCCTGATAGACCTGAGATCTGAGCTAGTTGAACAGtgcccgggacttccctggtggcgcagtggttaagaatccacctgccaatgcaggggacaggggtttgagccctggtccgggaagatctcacatgccacagagcaactaagcccgtgcgccacaactactgaagcctgcacacctagagcccatgctccacgacaagagaagccaccgcaatgagaaacccacgcaccacaacaaagagtagcccccgctcgccacaactagagaaagcccatgcgcagcaacagagacccaacgcaaccaagaataaataaataaaattaaatttaaaaattaaaacaacaaaatagtgCTCGTCGTAATCAACATGGTCACATAAGAGCTGACAGGAAGATTGTCTTCAGAAACGACCGTGTTTCCGTCATTTATGTTGGACTTTGGGATTTTATTATCATGATTTATTATTAACTTACTTTTaaccttaatatttttcttttctctgtatcacATGCACCTTCATTTGTTTTACCTCTAAAATATAGTCCCAGTTCAGTAACTTTCCTGCGTATTGGCACAACCCTAATCCAAGTTTTCAGTTCTCACCGGAACTACTGCAGCAGCCTCCTAACTGACCCTCTTCCATTTGTCTGTGACCTCCTACACAGTTTGTCTTTCATGCAGCAGCCATAGTGATCTTTTCTAGAGTGTGAATCTTTTCTGCTTAAAACCTTTTAATAGTTTATTATTACGATTGGAATAAAATTCAGAGTCTCCATTTTTCTCCACTCTCCACTTGTTATCACCCTTCAGTCATGTTGGTTCAAAAGAGAGATTGCAACACTAACCTTAGGATTATTATGAGGCTTAGCTGATATAACATGTTTTAAGTTTTTAGTATGGAGGCTGGTGATATAATTAGCATTTAATTTTGGGGGTAGTGACAGTGATCTTGATTCCATAATGTAACATTCCCCTTACCCTGGATTTGACGTCAAAGGACTGGTTTCTTTATAGCGTTTTGCCGCTGACATCATCTCTGTTTTGGCCATGACCATGAGCGGGGAGCGTGAGTGCCTCAAATATCGTCTAGTGGGCTCCCAGGAGGAATTGGCATCATGGGGTCATGAGTACGTCAGGTAAGACCTTTTCTTCTTGGGAATCTGAAGGGGTTCTGAGATATAGTTCTGAGTTCTGTCTTGGAGTACCAGTGTATTGAGTTTACCAGATAGTGAATTCCTTGACCCACAGGGAGGTGCTTCCCATGAAGCACTGCTCCTCTAATAATCTGGGCCTGTCCGTAGGCATCTGGCAGGAGAAGTGGCTAAGGAGTGGCAGGAGCTGGATGATGCAGAGAAGACGCAGCGGGAGCCACTGCTGACCCTGGTGAAGGAGATTGTCCCCTACAACATGGCCCACAATGCAGAGCATGAGGCCTGCGACCTGCTTATGGAAATTGAGCAGGTGGATATGCTGGAGAAAGACATTGATGAGAATGCATATGCAAAGGTCTGCCTCTATCTCACCAGGTGAGTGAGCAGGGTGGGGAATGGTGGCAGGCCTGCCCTCCCCAGCACTTCTTCTCAACTGTGACTCCTTTATTCTCCAAGAGTATCTGCTTCAAAGGTCGCAATCAAGCTGTAGTGAATTTGTTAACATCTGTGAACTTCTTGAGGTCAGAGACGGCATGTCTCCTTAGTAGTCCCAATAACTAGTATACTTCGTGGTATGTAGTAGGCATTCAGTATTGGGTAAGTGAATTAAACGGGGTAAATGAATGCCTgatagctttattatttttacctttttagttGTGTGAATTACGTGCCTGAGCCTGAGAACTCTGCCCTACTGCGTTGTGCCCTGGGTGTGTTCCGAAAGTTCAGTCGCTTCCCTGAAGCACTGAGATTGGCATTGATGCTCAATGACATGGAGCTGGTAGAAGATATTTTCACCTCCTGCAAGGACGTGTATGTAAAGGAAAAAGTTGGCAAAGCGATAAGCTCATGAGTGGGACATTTGCATGAAGTGCTGGGACATGTAGTTTCTGGTTAGGATTTGAAGGGCTTTTCTGTGCCCTTAGTGGATGGGGGCTGAGCAAATGTGATGGCTCTCTCCCACAGGGTTGTACAGAAGCAAATGGCATTCATGCTAGGCCGACATGGGGTGTTTTTGGAGCTGAGTGAAGATGTGGAGGAGTATGAGGACCTGACAGAGATCATGTCCAATGTGCAGCTCAACAGCAACTTCTTGGCTTTAGCTCGGGAGGTGAGAGTCTTTGCCCTTTTCCAACAAGGTTTTTTGGTTGTGATGATACCTGGCATTTCACCTCCCTGATTATGCCTCTGACTAGACTCTCCTTGGTTAGAATTGCCATTCAATGGGGTAACAGAAGGGACAGCTAGGGGAGGACTGGGGGAGCAGTTGTGATCCTGTGACTTCTCTTCAGCTGGACATCATGGAACCCAAGGTGCCTGATGACATCTATAAAACCCACCTAGAGAACAACAGTGAGTAAACATCTCCATGTTTGGGGATTGGAGGATTGTTAATTATGCCCCTTGTATCGAGAGTGATGGCTGGGCCCAACATACTTAGGAATCCTATAGAGCTCAGAATTCCCACATACTTTTTCCCTAGGTCACTGTTGGGGTTATAGATAGAGGATTCCAAGGGGCCAGCTCAGAATCAGAGATCAGCTGCCATACTGTGTTCTTTTCTTGTCCTACTGTAGAccttcatttcctccttccctcctttgcaGGGTTTGGGGGCAGTGGCTCTCAGGTGGACTCTGCCCGCATGAACCTGGCCTCCTCTTTTGTGAACGGCTTTGTGAATGCAGCCTTTGGCCAGGACAAGCTGCTGACTGATGATGGCAACAAATGGCTTTACAAGAATAAGGATCATGGTATAATTCTGTTCCTACTCTCTCTTTGTATAATTTTGGTCAATCTTGTTGTCCTCCTAGGTTCATGTGTTATAATGGTAGATCCCCAAGGCAGTTCTTTGGAGAGCTCTTTATAACAGTTTTCTCAGGGCAGGGCCATTTTAAGACTGATAGATTTTTCCTTGGTATAGGAATGTTGAGTGCAGCTGCATCCCTTGGCATGATTCTGCTGTGGGATGTGGATGGTGGCCTTACTCAGATTGACAAGTACCTGTACTCTTCTGAGGACTATATCAAGGTTGGTCTGGGTACAACCCACTAATGCAGACATCCCCTCCCATGTTCTAGGGCCCTCTCAGGACCTCCCTTTCACTGGTAAGGTCTACCCTGTTTTTAACTCCAGTTAAGGCGGGTGCTATAATAAGGCCCATGTTGCATCCTTTGTGGTGAGGAAGGTAGAGTAGCCCGAGTGAAGAATCTATTTGCATTTTGCAGTCAGGAGCCCTCCTGGCCTGTGGCATCGTGAACTCTGGTGTCCGAAATGAGTGTGACCCTGCTCTGGCACTCCTCTCAGACTATGTCCTCCACAACAGTAACACAATGAGACTTGGTTCCATCTTTGGGTAAGGCTTCTTGCTTCTCCTTTTGGTAGTGCTTAGCCTGTAAGCTCTGTGAAAACAGAATCAGGCCCTTTCACCTTTGTATTGCCAAAGAGTACCACTGTGCCTGTTGAGTATTTGGCTCTTGGTGACTATTTGTTGAAATGACCAatcctctttttgtttcttccttgtcCTATCATCGGGTGTGTCTCGGGGACTGCCTCTCCCTGGCTTTTGCAGGCTTGGCTTGGCCTATGCTGGCTCCAATCGCGAAGATGTTCTAACACTGCTGCTACCTGTGATGGGAGATTCCAAGTCCAGTATGGAGGTGAGTAGAGTTTGTTGATCACTTAGGGGAGATAGTAGGGAAGGTGCTCTGAGTCTTGCCGGTCTCTGATAAATGgtgaaaaaatatgtgtgtgcgtgtgtgcgtgtgtgtgtgtgtgtgtgtgagagagagagagagagagagagacagagacagagacagagagacacagagagagagagatgtattaTTTCAGTGAAACTGCTTGGAATTGGGCTTCTAAGTCTCAGGAGATATTGAGGCTAAAGAGTTAACATTTTAGTATTGAGTTCCAGCCCTTGGGATCCATGAGGAAGTACCAGACTAGAGTGGGGAGTAACTTAACCCAGTTTGGGGTGGGTGCACTGTTTTAGTCATGAGCCAACTTTAAATTTTCTTACTTGTGCAGAATCATTTTAGTGATGGATAAATATAGTATGGTGGCTAAAAGCATAGGTTTTAGTCAGATAGGCTTCAGTTCAGATCCTGCCACCTCTGCTTACAAACAATGTGATCTTGGACACGTAACTCAGTCTCCTTAGGCATcatttttctcatcattaaaaGAGGAATAACAGTAGGACCTGTTTCAtggggttgtgaggattaaatgttaaTAGTATGCAAGCGAGTTGACTTAGTGACTGACCTGTAGTATTCAGTGAATGGTTGATGCTACTGTTATTTTGACCTACCATCAGAAAGGGGTTATTACCTCATGTGGTTTCAGTGGACTGTAGGAATTGGCTATCTTGAATCAAGATAGGTAAACAACTATTTAAcaacttattttaataacttgatgTCGATTTTCCTATTGTTAGGTGGCAGGTGTGACAGCTCTAGCCTGTGGAATGATAGCGGTGGGATCCTGCAATGGCGATGTCACTTCCACTATCCTTCAGACCATCATGGAGAAGTCAGAGACTGAGCTCAAGGACACATATGCCCGTTGGCTTCCTCTTGGACTGGGCCTCAACCACCTAGGTTAGGGGATGTCTCTCTATTTGGGCAAAAGACTGGTAGTAACTGGATACAACAGGGAGAGTTTATGAGTCAGGCTGTGCTGGAAGGGAGTACATGTCCTCTGACCCCTCGAATCTCTCCTTTAGGGAAGGGAGAGGCCATTGAGGCCATCCTGGCCGCACTGGAGGTTGTGTCAGAGCCATTCCGCAGTTTTGCCAACACACTGGTGGATGTGTGTGCCTatgcaggtctgtgtctttgttcttCCTCAGTGACTCTTCACTTCTCTCTTGGACCTCCTTTCTTAAGTCATTCTGAATTGCCTTAGATTCTTTAGCTTCTGTTCCTAGAGCAAGCTTTTCCTTGGTGCCTTGTCATTTCTACCTTTTCTCTCCCTTACCACCCTGCCCCAGGCTCTGGGAATGTACTGAAGGTGCAGCAGCTGCTCCACATTTGCAGTGAACACTTTGACTccaaggaaaaggaggaagacaaagacaaaaaggaaaagaaggacaaGGACAAGAAGGAAGCCCCTGCCGACATGGGAGCACATCAGGTTCTGTGGGCAGCTGGGCATACTCCGAGGGAAGCTCTGAGAAAAGATAActgtgggtttgtttgttttattagagTCTCTGGGTATCACTGTGTATTGAAATAGCATGAGACTGGGTTCCATACATGAGGAGTCAGGGTGTGCCCCACAGGATGGCTTTTTCTTCTTACATGGGACTTGAGTCAGGGGCGAGTTTTTTGTTCCCTGAGCTTATTGGGCTCTGCTGCCTCTTCAATTGCAGGGAGTAGCTGTGCTGGGGATTGCCCTTATTGCTATGGGTGAGGAGATTGGTGCAGAGATGGCACTACGAACCTTTGGCCACCTGGTGAGTATCCCATGGAGAAGATTGAAGTATATTAGTTTTGATGCCTGGAGTTTCCCCAGGAATTTCCCTGATGGATTTTGTCGGTGGAGAAATGGTCTTTTTGCTGTACCCTTTCTACAAAAATTAAGACCCCGTCTATCCATCTGTTCCTGTAACCGAGCttattctttctgctttctgtgatacccttgttattttcttttatcaccAGCTGAGATATGGGGAGCCTACACTCCGAAGGGCTGTGCCTTTAGCACTGGCCTTAATCTCCGTTTCCAATCCACGACTCAACATCTTGGATACCCTAAGCAAATTCTCTCATGATGCTGACCCAGAAGTTTCCTATAACTCCATCTTTGCCATGGGCATGGTGGGCAGTGGTGAGTATTGGTCAGAAAGAGATCATAAGCATCTTGGGAGAAGGGTTGTTGAGGCCCTTTTTTCAAGCCTTTGTAATGCTTAACATTTCCAGGTACCAATAATGCCCGTCTGGCTGCGATGCTGCGCCAGTTAGCCCAGTATCATGCCAAGGACCCCAACAACCTCTTCATGGTGCGCTTGGCACAGGTAGAGAATAGAACTTTTCTCCTTAGAGTGAATGTGCCAAAGGAAGTGTCTGTGTGATGGAAGGGAGATCTGACGCTTCGTGAAGGGGACCTTGAGTTTGGCCTGGAAAGGAGGGTGTGAATGAGCTGTGAGGTTTCTGTGTGGCCGGGTTAGGTGATTTCTCCTTAGATGTGACTTGTGACTCCCCACgtccacttctctccattttgttttgttttcttttccccagggCCTGACCCATTTAGGGAAGGGCACACTCACCCTCTGCCCCTACCACAGTGACCGGCAGCTTATGAGTCAAGTGGCCGTGGCTGGGCTGCTCACCGTGCTTGTCTCTTTCCTGGATGTCCGCAACAGTGAGTCCCTGTCAGAAATCTTACATGGTGGCACATGGCGCCCTCTCCACACCCCTACCAGGGCCTCCTTGGTAATTTAGGAGCAAGACTCTGAGTTAACTCTGCTGCTCTGGATTCCTGAGGTTCATTGGGCCTCATTGAGACTTTCATCCCCCACACTTTTGATCTGACccaaaaagattttcttttgaaGATGAAGAACTGAGCCCAGTTTTTGCCTCTGAGTGACTGGGGGAAAGTGATGATCAAGTCCTCAACCTGTAGTCAGAATATGGGGGTGGCATCTCCAGCTTGTAGTAGGGTGTATGAGGGGAGGGTTGTGGGTTCAGCTATATAACTGAGGGATTAAAGAGTCAGGGCTGGAGTGGGGTCCCAAGGTTCAGGCATGCCTCTAACTATATTTGTCTTGTGCTCTTAGTCATCTTAGGCAAGTCGCACTATGTATTATATGGGCTGGTGGCTGCCATGCAGCCCCGAATGCTGGTCACATTCGATGAGGAGCTGCGGCCATTACCAGTGTCTGTCCGTGTGGGCCAGGTGAGAGGCTGAGCAGAGGGGAGGGCTCAGGCTGTATTCTAGAGCTTGTAGAATGCAGAGGTACCATTTC
This Phocoena sinus isolate mPhoSin1 chromosome 4, mPhoSin1.pri, whole genome shotgun sequence DNA region includes the following protein-coding sequences:
- the PSMD2 gene encoding 26S proteasome non-ATPase regulatory subunit 2 isoform X1, yielding MEEGGREKAPLQPQQPPATSPGGGDEKPSGKERRDAGDKDKEQELSEEDKQLQDELEMLVERLGEKDTSLYRPALEELRRQIRSSTTSMTSVPKPLKFLRPHYGKLKEIYENMAPGENKRFAADIISVLAMTMSGERECLKYRLVGSQEELASWGHEYVRHLAGEVAKEWQELDDAEKTQREPLLTLVKEIVPYNMAHNAEHEACDLLMEIEQVDMLEKDIDENAYAKVCLYLTSCVNYVPEPENSALLRCALGVFRKFSRFPEALRLALMLNDMELVEDIFTSCKDVVVQKQMAFMLGRHGVFLELSEDVEEYEDLTEIMSNVQLNSNFLALARELDIMEPKVPDDIYKTHLENNRFGGSGSQVDSARMNLASSFVNGFVNAAFGQDKLLTDDGNKWLYKNKDHGMLSAAASLGMILLWDVDGGLTQIDKYLYSSEDYIKSGALLACGIVNSGVRNECDPALALLSDYVLHNSNTMRLGSIFGLGLAYAGSNREDVLTLLLPVMGDSKSSMEVAGVTALACGMIAVGSCNGDVTSTILQTIMEKSETELKDTYARWLPLGLGLNHLGKGEAIEAILAALEVVSEPFRSFANTLVDVCAYAGSGNVLKVQQLLHICSEHFDSKEKEEDKDKKEKKDKDKKEAPADMGAHQGVAVLGIALIAMGEEIGAEMALRTFGHLLRYGEPTLRRAVPLALALISVSNPRLNILDTLSKFSHDADPEVSYNSIFAMGMVGSGTNNARLAAMLRQLAQYHAKDPNNLFMVRLAQGLTHLGKGTLTLCPYHSDRQLMSQVAVAGLLTVLVSFLDVRNIILGKSHYVLYGLVAAMQPRMLVTFDEELRPLPVSVRVGQAVDVVGQAGKPKTITGFQTHTTPVLLAHGERAELATEEFLPVTPILEGFVILRKNPNYDL
- the PSMD2 gene encoding 26S proteasome non-ATPase regulatory subunit 2 isoform X2; the protein is MEEGGREKAPLQPQQPPATSPGGGDEKPSGKERRDAGDKDKEQELSEEDKQLQDELEMLVERLGRFAADIISVLAMTMSGERECLKYRLVGSQEELASWGHEYVRHLAGEVAKEWQELDDAEKTQREPLLTLVKEIVPYNMAHNAEHEACDLLMEIEQVDMLEKDIDENAYAKVCLYLTSCVNYVPEPENSALLRCALGVFRKFSRFPEALRLALMLNDMELVEDIFTSCKDVVVQKQMAFMLGRHGVFLELSEDVEEYEDLTEIMSNVQLNSNFLALARELDIMEPKVPDDIYKTHLENNRFGGSGSQVDSARMNLASSFVNGFVNAAFGQDKLLTDDGNKWLYKNKDHGMLSAAASLGMILLWDVDGGLTQIDKYLYSSEDYIKSGALLACGIVNSGVRNECDPALALLSDYVLHNSNTMRLGSIFGLGLAYAGSNREDVLTLLLPVMGDSKSSMEVAGVTALACGMIAVGSCNGDVTSTILQTIMEKSETELKDTYARWLPLGLGLNHLGKGEAIEAILAALEVVSEPFRSFANTLVDVCAYAGSGNVLKVQQLLHICSEHFDSKEKEEDKDKKEKKDKDKKEAPADMGAHQGVAVLGIALIAMGEEIGAEMALRTFGHLLRYGEPTLRRAVPLALALISVSNPRLNILDTLSKFSHDADPEVSYNSIFAMGMVGSGTNNARLAAMLRQLAQYHAKDPNNLFMVRLAQGLTHLGKGTLTLCPYHSDRQLMSQVAVAGLLTVLVSFLDVRNIILGKSHYVLYGLVAAMQPRMLVTFDEELRPLPVSVRVGQAVDVVGQAGKPKTITGFQTHTTPVLLAHGERAELATEEFLPVTPILEGFVILRKNPNYDL
- the PSMD2 gene encoding 26S proteasome non-ATPase regulatory subunit 2 isoform X3, coding for MLVERLGEKDTSLYRPALEELRRQIRSSTTSMTSVPKPLKFLRPHYGKLKEIYENMAPGENKRFAADIISVLAMTMSGERECLKYRLVGSQEELASWGHEYVRHLAGEVAKEWQELDDAEKTQREPLLTLVKEIVPYNMAHNAEHEACDLLMEIEQVDMLEKDIDENAYAKVCLYLTSCVNYVPEPENSALLRCALGVFRKFSRFPEALRLALMLNDMELVEDIFTSCKDVVVQKQMAFMLGRHGVFLELSEDVEEYEDLTEIMSNVQLNSNFLALARELDIMEPKVPDDIYKTHLENNRFGGSGSQVDSARMNLASSFVNGFVNAAFGQDKLLTDDGNKWLYKNKDHGMLSAAASLGMILLWDVDGGLTQIDKYLYSSEDYIKSGALLACGIVNSGVRNECDPALALLSDYVLHNSNTMRLGSIFGLGLAYAGSNREDVLTLLLPVMGDSKSSMEVAGVTALACGMIAVGSCNGDVTSTILQTIMEKSETELKDTYARWLPLGLGLNHLGKGEAIEAILAALEVVSEPFRSFANTLVDVCAYAGSGNVLKVQQLLHICSEHFDSKEKEEDKDKKEKKDKDKKEAPADMGAHQGVAVLGIALIAMGEEIGAEMALRTFGHLLRYGEPTLRRAVPLALALISVSNPRLNILDTLSKFSHDADPEVSYNSIFAMGMVGSGTNNARLAAMLRQLAQYHAKDPNNLFMVRLAQGLTHLGKGTLTLCPYHSDRQLMSQVAVAGLLTVLVSFLDVRNIILGKSHYVLYGLVAAMQPRMLVTFDEELRPLPVSVRVGQAVDVVGQAGKPKTITGFQTHTTPVLLAHGERAELATEEFLPVTPILEGFVILRKNPNYDL
- the PSMD2 gene encoding 26S proteasome non-ATPase regulatory subunit 2 isoform X4, which encodes MTSVPKPLKFLRPHYGKLKEIYENMAPGENKRFAADIISVLAMTMSGERECLKYRLVGSQEELASWGHEYVRHLAGEVAKEWQELDDAEKTQREPLLTLVKEIVPYNMAHNAEHEACDLLMEIEQVDMLEKDIDENAYAKVCLYLTSCVNYVPEPENSALLRCALGVFRKFSRFPEALRLALMLNDMELVEDIFTSCKDVVVQKQMAFMLGRHGVFLELSEDVEEYEDLTEIMSNVQLNSNFLALARELDIMEPKVPDDIYKTHLENNRFGGSGSQVDSARMNLASSFVNGFVNAAFGQDKLLTDDGNKWLYKNKDHGMLSAAASLGMILLWDVDGGLTQIDKYLYSSEDYIKSGALLACGIVNSGVRNECDPALALLSDYVLHNSNTMRLGSIFGLGLAYAGSNREDVLTLLLPVMGDSKSSMEVAGVTALACGMIAVGSCNGDVTSTILQTIMEKSETELKDTYARWLPLGLGLNHLGKGEAIEAILAALEVVSEPFRSFANTLVDVCAYAGSGNVLKVQQLLHICSEHFDSKEKEEDKDKKEKKDKDKKEAPADMGAHQGVAVLGIALIAMGEEIGAEMALRTFGHLLRYGEPTLRRAVPLALALISVSNPRLNILDTLSKFSHDADPEVSYNSIFAMGMVGSGTNNARLAAMLRQLAQYHAKDPNNLFMVRLAQGLTHLGKGTLTLCPYHSDRQLMSQVAVAGLLTVLVSFLDVRNIILGKSHYVLYGLVAAMQPRMLVTFDEELRPLPVSVRVGQAVDVVGQAGKPKTITGFQTHTTPVLLAHGERAELATEEFLPVTPILEGFVILRKNPNYDL